A window of the Camelus ferus isolate YT-003-E chromosome 22, BCGSAC_Cfer_1.0, whole genome shotgun sequence genome harbors these coding sequences:
- the MXD3 gene encoding max dimerization protein 3, with product MEPVASNIQVLLQAAEFLERREREAEHGYASLCPHRSPGPVHRRRKGSPQAPGSLDSGRSVHNELEKRRRAQLKRCLEQLKQQMPLGADCVRYTTLSLLRRARMHIQKLEEQEQRARRLKEKLRSKQQSLRRQLEQLRGPAGPGERERPRADSLDSSGLSSERSDSDQEELEVDVESLVFGGEAELLRGFSAGQEHSYSHGAGAWL from the exons ATGGAACCTGTGGCGAGCAACATCCAGGTTCTGTTGCAGGCAGCCGAGTTCCTGGAGCGCcgtgagagag AGGCCGAGCATGGCTACGCGTCTCTGTGCCCGCACCGAAGTCCGGGCCCGGTccacaggaggaggaagggatccCCCCAAGCTCCTGGCTCGCTGGACAGTGGGCG GTCTGTGCACAACGAACTGGAGAAGCGTAG GAGGGCCCAGCTGAAGAGGTGCCTGGAGCAGCTGAAGCAGCAAATGCCCCTGGGGGCTGATTGTGTCCGATACACCACACTGAGCCTTCTGCGCAGGGCCAGGATGCACATCCAG aagctggaggagcaggagcagcGGGCCCGGCGGCTCAAGGAGAAGCTGCGCAGCAAGCAGCAGAGCCTGCGGCGGCAGCTGGAGCAGCTCCGGGGGCCGGCGGGGCCGGGTGAGCGAGAGCGGCCGCGGGCCGACAGCCTGGACTCCTCGGGCCTCTCCTCCGAGCGCTCCGACTCGGACCAAG aggagctggaggtggaCGTGGAGAGCCTGGTGTTCGGGGGCGAGGCCGAGCTGCTGCGGGGCTTCAGTGCGGGCCAGGAGCACAGCTACTCACATGGCGCCGGCGCCTGGCTATGA
- the PRELID1 gene encoding PRELI domain-containing protein 1, mitochondrial — protein MVKYFLGQSVLRSSWDQVFAAFWQRYPNPYSKHVLTEDIVHREVTPDQKLLSRRLLTKTNRMPRWAERLFPANVAHSVYILEDSIVDPQNQTMTTFTWNINHARLMMVEERCVYCVNSDNSGWTEIRREAWVSSNLFGVSRAVQEFGLARFKSNVTKTMKGFEYILAKLQGEAPPKTLVETAKEAKEKAKETALAATEKAKDLANKAATKKQQQQQQFV, from the exons ATGGTGAAGTATTTCCTGGGCCAGAGCGTGCTCCGGAGTTCCTGGGACCAAGTATTCGCCGCCTTTTGGCAGCGGTACCCGAATCCCTATAG CAAACATGTCTTGACGGAAGACATAGTGCACCGGGAGGTGACCCCTGACCAGAAGCTCCTGTCCCGGCGACTCCTGACCAAGACGAACAGGATGCCCCGCTGGGCTGAGCGACTGTTTCCTGCCAATGTTGCTCACTCAGTGTACATCCTGGAGGATTCTATTGTGGACCCACAGAACCAGACCATGACCACCTTCACCTGGAACATCAACCACGCCCGGCTGATG ATGGTGGAGGAACGATGTGTTTACTGTGTGAACTCTGATAACAGTGGCTGGACCGAAATCCGCCGGGAAGCCTGGGTCTCCTCTAACTTATTTGGCGTCTCCAGAGCTGTCCAG GAATTTGGTCTCGCCCGGTTCAAAAGCAACGTGACCAAGACTATGAAGGGTTTTGAATACATCTTGGCCAAGCTGCAAG GTGAGGCCCCTCCCAAAACCCTTGTTGAAACAGCCAAGGAAGCCAAGGAGAAGGCCAAGGAGACGGCCCTGGCAGCTACAGAGAAGGCCAAGGACCTTGCCAACAAGGCCGCCACCAagaagcagcaacagcagcagcagtttGTGTAG
- the RAB24 gene encoding ras-related protein Rab-24 isoform X1: MSGQRVDVKVVMLGKEYVGKTSLVERYVHDRFLVGPYQNTIGAAFVAKVMSVGDRTVTLGIWDTAGSERYEAMSRIYYRGAKAAIVCYDLTDSSSFERAKFWVKELRNLEEGCQIYLCGTKSDLLEEDRRRRRVDFHDVQDYADNIKAQLFETSSKTGQSVDELFQKVAEDYVSVAAFQVMTEDKGVDLGQKANPYFYSCCHH, from the exons ATGAGCGGGCAGCGCGTGGACGTCAAGGTGGTGATGCTGGGCAAGGAGTACGTGGGCAAGACCAGCCTGGTGGAGCGATACGTGCACGACCGCTTCCTGGTGGGGCCCTATCAGAAC ACCATTGGGGCCGCCTTCGTGGCCAAGGTGATGTCCGTCGGAGACCGGACGGTGACTTTGGGTATTTGG gacacAGCAGGATCTGAGCGCTATGAGGCCATGAGCCGAATCTACTATCGGGGCGCCAAGGCTGCCATCGTCTGCTATG ACCTGACAGACAGCAGCAGCTTTGAACGGGCAAAGTTCTGGGTGAAGGAACTGCGCAACCTAGAGGAG GGCTGTCAGATCTACTTGTGTGGCACCAAGAGTGACCTGCTGGAGGAGGACAGGCGGCGTCGACGTGTGGACTTCCACGACGTCCAGGACTATGCAGACA ATATCAAAGCTCAGCTCTTTGAAACTTCCAGCAAGACAGGCCAGAGTGTGG ACGAGCTCTTCCAGAAAGTGGCAGAGGACTATGTCAGTGTGGCCGCCTTCCAGGTGATGACAG AGGACAAGGGCGTGGACCTGGGCCAGAAGGCAAACCCCTACTTCTACAGCTGTTGTCATCACTGA
- the RAB24 gene encoding ras-related protein Rab-24 isoform X2, with protein sequence MSGQRVDVKVVMLGKEYVGKTSLVERYVHDRFLVGPYQNDTAGSERYEAMSRIYYRGAKAAIVCYDLTDSSSFERAKFWVKELRNLEEGCQIYLCGTKSDLLEEDRRRRRVDFHDVQDYADNIKAQLFETSSKTGQSVDELFQKVAEDYVSVAAFQVMTEDKGVDLGQKANPYFYSCCHH encoded by the exons ATGAGCGGGCAGCGCGTGGACGTCAAGGTGGTGATGCTGGGCAAGGAGTACGTGGGCAAGACCAGCCTGGTGGAGCGATACGTGCACGACCGCTTCCTGGTGGGGCCCTATCAGAAC gacacAGCAGGATCTGAGCGCTATGAGGCCATGAGCCGAATCTACTATCGGGGCGCCAAGGCTGCCATCGTCTGCTATG ACCTGACAGACAGCAGCAGCTTTGAACGGGCAAAGTTCTGGGTGAAGGAACTGCGCAACCTAGAGGAG GGCTGTCAGATCTACTTGTGTGGCACCAAGAGTGACCTGCTGGAGGAGGACAGGCGGCGTCGACGTGTGGACTTCCACGACGTCCAGGACTATGCAGACA ATATCAAAGCTCAGCTCTTTGAAACTTCCAGCAAGACAGGCCAGAGTGTGG ACGAGCTCTTCCAGAAAGTGGCAGAGGACTATGTCAGTGTGGCCGCCTTCCAGGTGATGACAG AGGACAAGGGCGTGGACCTGGGCCAGAAGGCAAACCCCTACTTCTACAGCTGTTGTCATCACTGA